A genomic stretch from Psilocybe cubensis strain MGC-MH-2018 chromosome 1, whole genome shotgun sequence includes:
- a CDS encoding Target of rapamycin complex 1 subunit mip1 produces MSTSQQQLPPRNNGPKFTTGTTRWPRVNGSSERTGSSDSDTERDFRSASRSDPSSRSRTHHSRGPHGRRSPDHRAPASIETAPDAPAVPYWSGKRHLTCGNPTPGPPWSAKNTPWRGSAPGKLKTSNAVLIICLNIGVDPPDIVKTDPCAMLECWVDPHSMPAKKALEAIGTNLQHQFEGLSTKISYKPILDPEIEELRRFCIALRKQSKEDAVVFYYNGHGVPKPTSSGELWCFNKDYTQYIPISIQEVQSWIGSPGVYIWDCSAAGNLLHNFNVFAEKRDNEIISTHGGFPEGAQPMMNSLQLAACGANETLPTCPELPADVFTSCLTSPIDIALRYFIMNHQLPNNITQDMVTQLPGDLKDRRTPLGELNWIFTAITDTIAWTTFSRETFTRLYRCDLLIASIFRNFLLAERIMKDYHCTPHTYPPLPATNTHPLWATWDLAVDACLRQLPDLLTKPGISALASTGTVPGRIGKTSRDDPAGTVKTPEKPYVYVPSRFFADQLTAFEVWISRGGSALTRRGPLSLPQLPSDNPNTQNQPVDHDPIADRNLVPRKPPDQLPIVLQVLLSQPHRLRALILLSQFVDLGPWAVHLVLTIGIFPYISKLLQAAGQDLRPVLIFIWARIIAVDSSVQTDLYNTQGFRYFSNILSIRNEDNLPNSSEHKAMCSFILASIARDFPQGQIACLNERVFDNCYELMEENDFLLRQWTTLCIAQLWDGNDEIKVWGVDRGTQDKLIGCLSDVSAEVRSAVLYALGTFLGASGSADPNRRGGGGSGPMSHLEEFVHFKMEVAIVTGATLAIKDDASPMCRKELLVLISCLVKEWRGYFVICAWLYWEEDRKWRLNASGHHSFFNDEDITNQAVADWLEGFGDDHRAREENRVVLSSFFTVFVSLLDLSVDPYEEVATNAQTLVDYIMALLLESPFSRMESSSLNSAPMADYDKRGSPKPHNPRTRVSSLQSSPNPGYQVPPSPGGFDRPGLNRNDSVTTTLVGGVASTIKRTSSFANALKQFAGGIAFPHSEDGRSSPSISGTLHHHHHEAVDISRPPSPNMNLAKYTSPYSRPPSFRQSASDYDGSPTRSAEEQVQPPAEFLACDVMEALMEEDLERLRARRRSAYQRGHGRGSIPSPSNSTFSMDSTNSSVILGIGTGAGIHDCLPLKSTFFDWCAEYFKEPQMRQTEADEPGSTQYNYQVWRQQRNDQVIKETDSQASMAEHHRWDRSVASINISGHPMTMAFHSYDKHLVIANEHDMISVWDWHTRRRLNYFCNGNPRGTSITGLHIINQEIGGIIVTGSADGIVRLYRNYDPTLDQGPLQMVSAFRGLNEMIQSRQGSGLVMDWKQSGGLLLVGGDSRVIKVWDASTEQQGLDLDTNSESPVTSIAHDIGSSKMFVAGFADGVVKVFDGRLEEEDAIVRTYSDHTSWVQNVRWHPTLNGQILSAGIDGEVKLFDLRSHDYALRTWNLHPNGLSAFDVHPTCNVFAANSTITPVHWKSQRIVVQSINKTSPLCTLNVGTGLTTPPVRGLPSPFFPRASSLVFHPTEMLYATGGPDGCVRILGCHFA; encoded by the exons ATGAGTACAAGTCAACAACAACTCCCTCCTCGGAACAATGGGCCCAAGTTCACGACAG GCACCACACGTTGGCCTCGCGTGAATGGCAGCAGCGAGCGAACAGGGAGCTCCGATTCCGACACTGAACGAGACTTTCGCTCCGCTTCTCGCTCGGACCCCTCTTCGAGATCGCGCACCCATCATTCGCGAGGTCCGCACGGCCGTCGCAGTCCTGACCATCGAGCACCTGCCTCTATTGAAACGGCCCCCGACGCCCCAGCTGTCCCATACTGGTCCGGAAAACGTCACCTTACATGTGGAAACCCAACGCCGGGCCCTCCATGGTCGGCCAAAAATACTCCATGGCGCGGTTCGGCGCCTGGAAAACTGAAAACATCGAACGCGGTGCTAATCATATGTTTGAACATCGGTGTTGACCCGCCTGATATCGTCAAGACCGACCCATGCGCCATGCTCGAATGCTGGGTCGATCCACACTCAATGCCGGCGAAGAAGGCTCTAGAGGCAATTGGCACCAATTTGCAGCACCAATTCGAAGGGCTCAGCACCAAGATTTCGTATAAACCAATACTAGACCCTGAAATCGAAGAGCTCCGAAGATTCTGTATTGCACTGCGAAAGCAGTCGAAAGAGGATGCCGTTGTATTCTACTATAATGGGCATGGTGTGCCTAAACCAACTTCAAGTGGTGAATTATGGTGCTTCAACAAGGACTATACACAATACATCCCTATATCCATTCAGGAAGTACAGAGCTGGATCGGATCTCCAGGCGTGTACATTTGGGATTGTTCAGCTGCTGGGAATCTTTTACACAACTTTAACGTTTTCGCTGAAAAACGAGACAATGAAATCATCAGTACACATGGCGGCTTCCCGGAAGGTGCTCAACCGATGATGAATTCGTTGCAGCTAGCTGCGTGTGGCGCCAACGAGACTCTTCCAACTTGTCCAGAACTCCCAGCCGACGTTTTCACATCCTGTTTAACATCGCCAATCGACATTGCTCTGCGATATTTTATTATGAACCATCAACTACCTAACAACATCACTCAAGATATGGTAACCCAACTTCCCGGAGACCTCAAAGACCGACGTACCCCACTCGGGGAATTGAACTGGATTTTCACTGCAATCACTGATACTATTGCCTGGACAACGTTCTCTCGAGAAACGTTTACAAGACTCTACCGGTGTGATTTGCTCATTGCCTCCATTTTCCGCAACTTTCTGCTTGCCGAACGTATCATGAAAGACTACCATTGCACACCCCACACATACCCCCCACTTCCAGCCACCAATACCCACCCTTTGTGGGCAACCTGGGATCTTGCAGTAGACGCTTGCCTGCGGCAGTTACCAGATCTTCTGACAAAACCGGGTATCAGTGCTCTTGCAAGCACTGGTACCGTTCCAGGGCGAATTGGGAAAACTTCACGAGACGATCCAGCAGGTACCGTCAAGACGCCCGAAAAGCCATACGTGTATGTGCCCAGTCGTTTCTTCGCCGACCAGTTGACTGCGTTTGAAGTCTGGATATCCCGGGGAGGGTCCGCTTTGACAAGGCGAGGGCCGTTATCTCTTCCGCAGCTTCCTAGCGACAATCCCAACACACAGAATCAACCAGTTGATCATGATCCTATTGCAGACCGGAACCTCGTCCCACGAAAACCTCCCGACCAATTGCCCATCGTATTACAGGTCCTGCTTTCCCAACCACATCGACTACGCGCACTCATTCTCCTATCACAATTCGTCGATTTGGGTCCATGGGCTGTCCACCTAGTGCTTACAATCGGTATCTTCCCATACATCTCGAAGCTGTTACAAGCAGCAGGCCAAGACCTCCGGCCCGTCCTCATATTCATATGGGCACGAATCATCGCAGTCGACTCGTCCGTCCAAACAGACCTGTACAACACCCAAGGCTTCCGCTACTTCTCCAACATCCTAAGCATCCGAAACGAGGACAACCTCCCGAACAGCTCCGAGCACAAGGCGATGTGCTCGTTCATCCTCGCGTCCATCGCTCGGGACTTCCCACAGGGCCAGATAGCGTGTTTGAACGAGAGGGTGTTTGATAACTGCTACGAGCTGATGGAGGAAAATGATTTTTTGCTGCGTCAGTGGACGACGCTGTGTATTGCGCAGTTGTGGGATGGTAATGATGAGATCAAGGTGTGGGGTGTTGATAGGGGCACGCAGGATAAGCTGATCGGATGCCTTTCTGATGTCTCGGCGGAGGTCCGCTCAGCTGTGCTCTATGCACTCGGTACATTCCTGGGTGCCAGTGGCTCTGCGGATCCCAACAGGCGGGGCGGCGGGGGCTCGGGCCCAATGAGCCATCTCGAGGAGTTCGTGCACTTCAAGATGGAAGTGGCCATCGTCACGGGTGCTACGCTCGCCATCAAGGACGATGCGAGCCCCATGTGCAGGAAAGAGCTGCTTGTGCTGATCAGCTGTTTGGTGAAAGAGTGGAGAGGGTATTTCGTGATTTGCGCGTGGTTGTATTGGGAGGAGGATAGGAAATGGCGGTTAAATGCCTCGGGCCATCATTCGTTCTTCAATGATGAAGATATCACTAATCAGGCTGTTGCGGATTGGTTGGAAGGATTTGGTGACGATCATAGAGCCAGAGAAGAGAATCGTGTGGTGTTGTCTTCATTTTTCACTGTTTTCGTGTCACTTCTGGATCTTTCTGTCGATCCGTATGAGGAGGTTGCGACCAATGCTCAAACGCTTGTCGATTATATCATGGCTTTGCTTCTGGAATCGCCTTTCAGCCGTATGGAGTCTTCGTCACTGAACAGTGCGCCAATGGCAGACTACGATAAGCGAGGGTCGCCCAAACCGCACAACCCCCGGACACGGGTATCCTCTCTGCAATCGTCGCCCAATCCTGGTTATCAAGTACCGCCATCTCCTGGCGGCTTCGACCGCCCAGGCTTGAACCGTAATGACAGCGTGACGACGACCCTCGTCGGCGGCGTCGCTTCGACCATCAAGCGCACCTCTTCGTTCGCCAATGCCTTGAAACAATTCGCCGGAGGCATTGCCTTCCCTCATTCAGAAGACGGCCGCTCGTCACCCAGCATCTCGGGCACcctgcaccaccaccaccacgaaGCCGTCGACATCTCCCGCCCACCTTCGCCGAACATGAACCTCGCCAAATATACCTCTCCCTATTCACGCCCTCCGTCTTTCAGACAGAGTGCGTCGGACTATGACGGCTCGCCGACGCGGTCTGCGGAAGAACAGGTGCAGCCTCCTGCGGAATTCCTCGCGTGTGATGTTATGGAGGCACTTATGGAGGAGGATCTTGAGCGCCTGAGGGCGCGCAGGAGAAGTGCCTATCAAAGAGGGCACGGACGCGGGTCGATACCCAGTCCTAGCAATAGTACATTCTCCATGGATTCGACCAACAGCAGTGTCATTTTGGGTATTGGCACTGGTGCTGGAATTCACGATTGTCTGCCTTTGAAGAGCACCTTTTTCGATTGGTGTGCGGAATACTTCAAGGAACCGCAAATGAGG CAAACTGAAGCGGATGAACCTGGTAGTACACAGTATAACTACCAAGTCTGGAGACAGCAGCGCAATGACCAAGTTATCAAGGAAACAGATTCGCAAGCTTCAATGGCCG AGCACCATCGATGGGATCGTTCTGTGGCTTCGATAAACATTTCTGGCCATCCGATGACAATGGCCTTCCATTCATATGACAAACACCTTGTCATTGCAAACGAACATGACATGATCAG TGTTTGGGACTGGCACACTCGAAGACGACTTAATTACTTCTGCAACGGCAATCCTCGAGGAACAAGTATTACCGGGCTCCACATCATCAACCAAGAGATCGGTGGTATCATTGTAACAGGCTCAG cGGACGGAATTGTTCGTCTGTACCGCAACTATGATCCTACACTGGACCAAGGGCCCCTCCAGATGGTCAGCGCCTTCAGAGGCCTGAATGAGATGATTCAATCGCGACAAGGAAGTGGGCTTGTCATGGACTGGAAGCAGTCGGGTGGTTTATTGTTGGTTGGAGGCGATTCGAGAGTGATCAAAGTATGGGATGCTTCGACGGAGCAACAAGGATTG GATCTGGACACCAACTCTGAGAGCCCTGTCACATCTATCGCCCATGATATTGGATCGTCGAAAATGTTTGTGGCAGGCTTCGCCGATGGTGTTGTTAAAGTCTTTGATGGTCGtcttgaggaggaagatgctATCGTGCGCACTTATTCTGACCACACATCCTGGGTCCAGAATGTGCGATGGCATCCCACTCTGAATGGACAGATTCTGTCGGCAGG GATTGATGGCGAAGTGAAGCTGTTCGATTTGCGTAGTCATGATTATGCGCTCAGAACATGGAATCTCCATCCAAATGGTCTTTCTGCTTTCGATGTCCATCCTACTTGTAATGTGTTTGCTGC GAACTCTACTATTACTCCTGTCCATTGGAAATCGCAGCGCATAGTCGTACAATCAATAAATAAAACATCGCCTCTCTGTACTCTCAACGTCGGAACTGGCCTAACAACTCCTCCTGTTCGAGGCCTTCCTTCACCATTCTTCCCGAGAGCCAGTTCTCTTGTATTCCACCCCACGGAAATGTTGTATGCTACTGGTGGCCCGGATGGTTGTG TGAGAATCCTGGGCTGCCACTTCGCATAA
- a CDS encoding Dual specificity protein phosphatase 23 yields the protein MATIKLENFRGCLALAGQAVDNFVNTDPSFANLIRSGALKPSQKLYHITVITKDELRMISSEQIQKITSTEVDPKSLFSLGIGGKEQAGIYWVVIIWAAGQKLRKQAGLPPKHFHITLSSNDIHDVDKGINSLISRDLPEVSGVEALDHTIFTLQQFAQYNEATEYSSRLILTDPNSHKGFLRMGDACFANGSHKIAMLSYACAYQRSGDQKVQSYCMKKLTECSKETEWGLVFQEHEKEQIENLSEISSLLLKPWSQDLQERLSDQGNTPSLLLEPRQPLYIPSTKNMGAKLHFYRLPRFFRWLIPYHLAIMSTPKNEDDITALASAPLGIRHVLTLTEEEPLRPAWFQGKSISNTFLPVPNYYPPSIEQMDLVMRLFDDQDKLPLLVHCGGGKGRAGTVAACYLAAFGFNKPRHDQDHPELAATEAISSLRALRPGSLETSRQEEFVSRWCSTIWKRQSVYPDIPSEPSPSPMEVEGKLSADNDLFVLVGLPGSGKSWFSKSLISRDPSKWTHISQDDSRSKEACETEIGRSPKGKHVLLDRCNTSAADRKIWLDLASNWCVSPVCILFDYSQELCTSRAQMRAGHPTLPPGSRVRNAVDQMQKIFMKPTLKEGFKAVITVRSFAAAEEAVLRFSSPVSILKFPRTPHLINTGAASADDVHTDLAVFTNTAAGHTVITEKIDGANMGFSLSSDRSRIIVQNRSHYVNSSTHEQFRKLGLWVERHDQELRRVLDRDPYFPERYILYGEWVYATHSIPYTSLPDYFIAYDLFDRSTKTWADTATLRHLLGETSIATAPIVHEGTMPTESQLLRMVQQPSMFYDGRVEGVYVKLEVNKCVKLRGKVVRSDFISGNEHWTRGGVRVNGLRLDQTGVE from the coding sequence ATGGCGACTATCAAGCTAGAAAATTTTCGAGGTTGCTTAGCTCTTGCAGGACAAGCAGTTGACAACTTTGTCAATACCGACCCATCGTTCGCAAACCTCATTCGTTCCGGTGCATTAAAACCTTCACAAAAACTGTACCACATTACAGTTATCACGAAGGATGAACTCCGCATGATCAGCTCAGAACAAATCCAAAAGATCACCTCCACCGAGGTGGACCCAAAGTCGTTATTTTCGTTGGGCATCGGGGGGAAAGAACAAGCAGGCATTTATTGGGTCGTCATAATATGGGCAGCCGGCCAGAAACTACGAAAGCAAGCTGGGCTGCCCCCAAAACACTTCCACATCACACTATCCTCGAATGACATCCATGATGTTGATAAAGGCATCAATTCTCTTATATCTCGCGACCTTCCTGAAGTTTCTGGAGTTGAAGCATTGGACCATACGATATTCACCTTACAACAGTTCGCACAGTACAACGAGGCTACAGAATATTCCTCCAGACTTATTCTTACCGACCCAAACAGTCACAAAGGGTTCCTTCGAATGGGAGATGCGTGCTTTGCGAACGGATCACATAAAATTGCTATGCTTTCGTATGCATGCGCGTATCAACGGTCCGGAGACCAAAAGGTGCAATCTTATTGCATGAAGAAGTTGACTGAATGTTCCAAAGAAACTGAATGGGGTCTTGTTTTCCAAGAACACGAAAAAGAGCAGATCGAAAACCTTTCGGAGATTTCATCCCTCTTGTTGAAGCCATGGTCACAGGACCTGCAGGAAAGACTCAGTGATCAAGGCAATACCCCTTCACTCCTCCTGGAGCCCCGACAACCCCTATATATCCCCTCAACAAAGAACATGGGTGCTAAACTACATTTCTACAGATTGCCTCGATTCTTCCGGTGGCTCATTCCTTATCATTTGGCCATCATGTCGACGCCCAAAAACGAAGATGATATAACCGCTCTTGCTTCCGCACCATTGGGCATCCGGCACGTTTTAACTCTGACAGAAGAAGAGCCATTGAGACCTGCATGGTTCCAAGGCAAATCCATATCCAACACGTTTTTACCCGTGCCAAACTATTATCCGCCTTCCATAGAACAAATGGATCTTGTTATGCGGCTGTTTGATGATCAGGACAAGCTTCCTTTGCTAGTACACTGTGGCGGTGGGAAAGGGCGCGCTGGAACAGTGGCGGCATGCTATCTGGCAGCATTTGGTTTCAACAAACCTAGGCACGATCAAGATCATCCTGAGCTTGCAGCAACGGAGGCGATATCTTCTCTGCGTGCTTTGCGCCCTGGAAGTCTGGAAACGTCGCGGCAAGAGGAATTTGTATCAAGGTGGTGCAGCACCATATGGAAGCGGCAATCTGTGTACCCCGACATCCCTTCGGAACCTTCTCCCTCGCCGATGGAGGTTGAAGGAAAGCTGAGTGCCGATAATGACCTTTTCGTATTGGTTGGGCTTCCTGGTTCTGGGAAATCGTGGTTCTCCAAATCGTTGATTTCAAGAGACCCTTCGAAATGGACACATATATCTCAAGACGACTCAAGAAGCAAAGAAGCATGCGAGACAGAGATAGGGAGGTCACCAAAGGGAAAGCATGTCCTATTGGACCGTTGCAATACCTCGGCGGCAGATCGGAAAATATGGCTTGACCTAGCGTCCAATTGGTGTGTGTCGCCCGTCTGTATTTTATTCGACTACAGTCAGGAATTGTGTACTTCTCGGGCGCAGATGCGTGCTGGCCATCCTACCCTTCCTCCAGGAAGCCGTGTGCGCAATGCGGTGGACCAGATGCAGAAGATATTCATGAAACCGACTTTGAAAGAAGGGTTCAAGGCTGTCATCACCGTTCGCTCGTTTGCTGCCGCAGAAGAGGCTGTGCTTAGGTTTTCCTCCCCGGTTTCCATCCTCAAGTTCCCTCGGACGCCACATCTTATCAACACAGGAGCAGCAAGCGCAGATGACGTACATACCGACCTCGCTGTCTTTACTAATACTGCAGCGGGCCATACAGTCATCACTGAGAAAATTGACGGCGCCAACATGGGTTTCTCTCTGTCCTCAGATAGATCGCGAATAATCGTACAGAACCGTTCTCACTACGTCAACTCCTCTACACATGAACAGTTCCGCAAACTTGGTCTCTGGGTGGAGAGGCATGACCAAGAGTTGCGACGGGTCCTGGACCGCGATCCCTATTTCCCTGAGCGATACATTCTCTACGGAGAGTGGGTATATGCGACGCACTCCATTCCATACACCTCTCTCCCAGACTATTTCATCGCGTATGATCTGTTTGACCGGAGCACTAAGACCTGGGCAGATACTGCCACTTTACGACACCTTTTAGGAGAGACCTCCATTGCAACCGCACCCATAGTACACGAAGGGACAATGCCTACCGAGTCTCAACTTTTACGGATGGTTCAGCAGCCGTCCATGTTTTATGACGGAAGGGTAGAAGGTGTCTATGTGAAGCTCGAGGTCAACAAATGTGTGAAACTACGTGGCAAGGTCGTACGGAGTGATTTCATTTCAGGGAACGAGCACTGGACTAGAGGAGGCGTTCGGGTGAACGGGTTGCGGTTGGATCAAACTGGGGTAGAGTAG
- a CDS encoding Vesicle transport protein SEC20, protein MAPIPKFPEEVESLISAIERRYKHIVDVEVPNLRQCVGPASVQQSLAEDVREDTVALTRQIESLALMVDDQKGAKTRKELKEIADDFQKKLESLRSESRAALLASKKAMDQRSKSNREELLSFSSAMTEKQNSSEKTTEDALMKANSDVTDALRRTIALMQTELERSVLTTQMLDESTRTLNSTSTQHDTLNNLMYTSRQLVTALEKSDWLDRILILSGLAFFVLVVLFILKQRIVDRGIRIAFWWTRFIPSFGDDAELLRAAEKGAASVVVEASSSISSVAASLASSVIPVASSILASMPSVVPVSPVLSESSSSSVSLISQAEPTPAETPVVDEAEVPTIDVEATVPSPEPEAVPDAAVHIEL, encoded by the exons ATGGCTCCCATCCCAAAATTCCCAGAAGAAGTTGAATCTCTCATATCCGCTATCGAGAGAAGATACAAGCACATCGTAGATGTAGAGGTTCCCAACCTGCGACAATGTGTAGGACCTGCATCCGTGCAACAGTCCCTAGCAGAAGACGTGCGAGAGGATACCGTGGCATTAACGCGACAGATTGAG TCGCTTGCACTCATGGTTGATGATCAGAAGGGAGCAAAGACGCGGAAAGAGCTAAAGGAAATCGCGGATGATTTTCAAAAGAAACTCGAGAG TTTACGCAGTGAAAGTCGCGCGGCCCTTCTTGCGTCAAAGAAAGCCATGGACCAGCGTTCGAAATCGAATCGAGAAGAATTATTGTCGTTCTCGTCGGCAATGACAGAGAAACAAAATTCGAGCGAGAAGACAAC CGAGGACGCGCTCATGAAAGCCAACTCTGACGTGACCGATGCACTTCGTCGTACCATCGCCCTCATGCAAACCGAACTCGAGCGCTCAGTGCTAACCACTCAAATGCTCGATGAATCTACCCGTACCCTCAACTCAACTTCAACGCAGCACGATACTCTCAATAATCTTATGTACACATCTCGCCAACTGGTCACAGCGCTCGAAAAATCCGACTGGCTCGACCGTATCCTCATCCTATCTGGACTCGCATTCTTTGTCCTGGTCGTCCTGTTCATCTTGAAACAAAGAATCGTGGATCGTGGAATCAGAATCGCGTTCTGGTGGACAAGATTTATCCCCAGTTTTGGAGACGATGCAGAGCTCCTTCGTGCCGCAGAAAAAGGCGCTGCGAGCGTGGTGGTAGAGGCGTCATCAAGCATTTCCAGTGTTGCAGCCTCTCTGGCGTCATCAGTGATTCCTGTAGCAAGTTCGATATTGGCATCTATGCCCAGTGTCGTCCCGGTGTCACCTGTTCTTTCTGAATCATCGAGTTCCTCGGTCTCCTTGATTTCTCAGGCAGAGCCTACACCTGCAGAGACACCTGTGGTGGATGAGGCTGAAGTGCCCACGATCGATGTGGAGGCTACTGTCCCGAGTCCTGAGCCAGAAGCGGTACCCGATGCTGCTGTTCATATAGAACTATGA
- a CDS encoding Lipase 4: MRLLLSITFLQFYAVFCSPLDQVTVSPTVTLDSATVTGINQGALSKFLGIPYAEPPVGELRFNLPRAVTSYNGSINATSYGPTCPQQTVKSPISLSQFFNFTVPFIKDPDRNVTRNSTETPESEDCLTINVIKPLNASADAKLPVVVVDSNGEALEVTMIKAHGLSTAWGFLASQEVQDAGVGNAGLVDQYVALQWVQKYISVFGGDPSKVTLWGQSAGAISASMQMLAYGGNSSDLFRGAFMQSGAPIPVGNLTGGQQYYDQLVNATNCTDSDNTLSCLRNVPQDQLKAAVDDTPNYFSYDALVLAWSPRADGVFLQDNPQKLVQEGKIVNVPVVSGNVDDEGTLFSLSSRNVTTDEQFREYVSTVWVPGASESELEPLWDYYPSTLSQGSPFNTSNFNDITPQYKRISAFQGDVVFQAPRRFFLQNISGKQKIWSYLSWRLKFVPVLGSFHGSDLEINLLDDYLVRFVNNLDPNGPSPRLTWPEYTTESPQLYTFPITGRPELSQDTYREAPMQYLMNLSLSHPL, from the exons ATGAGGCTACTTCTTTCTATCACTTTTCTTCAGTTCTATGCGGTGTTCTGCTCCCCTTTGGATCAGGTTACCGTTTCCCCGACCGTCACTCTCGATTCTGCTACTGTAACCGGAATCAATCAAGGTGCTTTGTCCAAGTTCCTTGGAATTCCCTATGCAGAGCCGCC GGTAGGAGAACTCCGCTTTAACTTACCTCGCGCTGTGACTTCCTACAACGGCTCTATCAACGCGACATCTTACGGGCCCACATGCCCCCAACAGACCGTCAAGTCGCCTATATCGCTCAGccaattcttcaatttcacaGTACCATTTATCAAGGACCCGGATAGAAATGTCACCAGGAATtcgacagaaacaccagaaaGCGAGGATT GCCTTACAATTAATGTTATCAAGCCCTTGAATGCCTCTGCTGATGCGAAACTTCCAGTGGTAGTG GTGGATTCGAACGGGGAAGCGCTGGAGG TTACGATGATCAAGGCACACGGATTGTCAACAG CTTGGGGTTTCCTTGCCAGCCAAGAAGTGCAAGATGCTGGTGTGGGAAATGCAGGCCTTGTCGATC AATATGTCGCATTGCAATGGGTGCAAAAATATATCAGTGTATTCGGAGGCGACCCATCCAAGGTCACTTT ATGGGGACAATCAGCTGGTGCTATTTCAGCGTCTATGCAAATGCTAGCATATGGCGGCAACTCGTCTGATCTATTCAGAGGCGCATTTATGCAGTCCGGTGCACCGATTCCTGTCGGTAATTTAACAGGTGGACAG CAATACTACGACCAACTCGTGAATGCGACGAACTGCACAGATTCAGACAATACCTTGTCGTGTTTGCGCAATGTTCCACAGGATCAGTTGAAGGCAGCCGTTGATGATACGCCTAATTATTTCTCATATGAT GCTTTAGTGTTGGCTTGGTCCCCTAGGGCAGATGGTGTATTTTTGCAAGACAACCCCCAAAAATTAGTACAGGAGGGCAAAATCGTAAACGTCCCTGTCGTATCCG GaaatgttgatgatgaagggACCTTATTTTCGTTGTCTAGCAGAAACGTAAC CACCGACGAACAGTTCCGTGAATACGTCAGCACCGTGTGGGTCCCCGGAGCAAGCGAATCAGAGCTCGAGCCTCTATGGGACTATTACCCGTCAACACTCAGCCAAGGGTCGCCGTTCAACACCTCGAACTTCAATGATATTACACCGCAGTATAAGAGGATTTCGGCATTCCAGGGCGATGTGGTCTTCCAGGCTCCAAGGAGGTTCTTCTTGCAAAATATATCCGGGAAGCAGAAGATTTGGTCTTACT TGAGTTGGCGACTGAAGTTTGTACCAGTCCTCGGTTCG TTCCACGGCTCTGACCTTGAAATTAACCTCCTGGACGACTACCTCGTGCGATTCGTTAACAATCTGGACCCCAATGGGCCTTCTCCCCGACTCACATGGCCAGAATATACAACAGAGTCGCCCCAATTGTACACGTTCCCTATCACAGGCAGGCCAGAATTGTCGCAGGACACGTATAGGGAGGCGCCGATGCAGTACCTGATGAATCTTTCTTTGAGCCATCCGCTGTAA
- a CDS encoding 60S ribosomal protein L28 — protein MTESNLKSRRRSDYAFFLSYRTRWSDNDQYSHINNSVYYHLFDSIVNTYLIEKCGLNPTASPLIGLVISSYCNFFSPLSFPQVLDLGLRVNKLGNSSVSYEVGVFEEGKDAPAAVGGYTHVFVGSVSRKSSPMAEETKDGLAKLLNHRTDLACVRRREARSSRISLKMSSDLQWLLLRKNSSFIVKRVPEGPVFSKEPGNLRNLNSFKYSGLANSKTIDVKEQAGSIKIVTRKVKASPHAVGKAYATTSIRPRSGGRRALGVASGIAKRGYRPDLRTAALARVSALIAAQREPKPSPAKKVRGKKAATFLG, from the exons ATGACAGAATCCAATCTCAAATCCAGGAGACGATCAGACTATGCCTTTTTTCTATCGTACCGTACAAGATG GAGTGATAACGACCAATACTCACATATTAACAACTCGGTTTACTATCATCTCTTTGACTCCATAGTCAACACGTATCTCATTGAGAAGTGTGGCCTGAATCCAACAGCCTCTCCTCTGATCGGGCTCGTCATTTCTTCATACTGCAAC TTCTTCTCCCCACTGTCGTTCCCCCAGGTCCTTGATCTCGGGTTACGCGTTAACAAGTTGGGCAACAGCTCAGTGTCCTACGAAGTTGGAGTatttgaagaaggaaaggatgCACCGGCAGCTGTTGGAGGATACACCCATGTATTTGTCGGAAGTGTTTCTCGAAAGAGCTCGCCAATGGCCGAGGAAACGAAGGATGGTCTGGCAAAGTTATTGAA CCACCGAACCGATTTGGCGTGCGTCCGTCGTCGTGAAGCGCGATCCTCAAGAATCTCCCTCAAAATGTCGTCCGACCTCCAGTGGCTCCTTCTCCGC AAAAACAGCTCCTTCATCGTGAAGCGAGTTCCTGAGGGACCAGTCTTCTCCAAGGAGCCC GGAAACCTCCGCAACTTGAACTCCTTCAAGTACTCCGGTCTTGCCAACTCCAAG ACCATTGACGTCAAGGAGCAGGCCGGCAGCATCAAGATTGTTACTCGCAAGGTCAAAGCCTCCCCTCACGCTGTTGGAAAGGCCTACGCCACCACTTCCATTCGCCCCCGATCAGGAGGACGCCGCGCTCTTGGTGTTGCTTCTGGTATCGCTAAGCGCGGATACCGCCCTGACCTCCGCACT GCTGCCCTCGCTCGCGTCTCTGCTCTCATTGCTGCTCAGCGGGAACCCAAGCCTTCACCGGCGAAGAAGGTCAGGGGAAAGAAGGCTGCTACTTTCCTCGGATGA